Proteins from a genomic interval of Pseudoalteromonas sp. MEBiC 03607:
- a CDS encoding DUF3087 domain-containing protein, with the protein MKLIQIDKARYRKHLNQVIIACVIALAVGSLAISQTLIALFPDPSGSHFHWNLLGVVVCSLLVGFVLNKYRNHDYMTEIVYVWELKKALNKITRKMPKLKAAGREGNADALLAIHYSYAGSRLLWQLDDNTITMDELAIKQAELDSVAEKYNLSLDAERYDESILKQF; encoded by the coding sequence ATGAAACTTATTCAAATAGATAAAGCCCGTTACCGTAAACATTTAAACCAAGTAATTATTGCTTGTGTAATTGCTTTAGCCGTTGGCAGTTTAGCCATTTCACAAACGTTAATAGCGTTATTTCCTGACCCAAGCGGTAGCCATTTTCATTGGAACCTATTAGGTGTTGTTGTGTGTAGTTTGCTGGTGGGCTTTGTGCTTAATAAATACCGCAACCATGATTACATGACTGAAATTGTCTATGTGTGGGAGCTTAAAAAAGCGCTAAATAAAATTACTCGAAAAATGCCAAAGTTAAAAGCTGCAGGGCGCGAGGGCAATGCAGATGCTTTATTAGCAATTCATTACAGCTATGCCGGTTCGCGTTTGTTATGGCAGCTTGATGACAACACCATTACCATGGATGAGTTGGCAATTAAGCAGGCAGAGCTTGATAGTGTGGCAGAAAAATACAATCTGTCACTTGATGCAGAACGTTATGATGAGTCAATCTTAAAGCAATTTTAA
- a CDS encoding Na+/H+ antiporter NhaC family protein produces MSWYSILPPLIAILIVFWRKEVIMALLVAVASSEFLLAINGEGNSLFYTFINTIERVVEVASSPGNSRILIFSILIGALLAYIRESGGVAATVNLLMNKGVAKSKRQVGYLTMFSGIAVFIESNLSVLTSGILSRGLFDKFKMSRARLAYIIDSTSAPVCILILLNGWGAYVLGLLGNYEMEESAVSVLWGSIGYNFYAIITLLIVFYTITFDKVHGPLKQAEDNFEQQETELSEEVKGSKARYMLVPLITLIASMVGFMFWTGDGDIASGSGSKSVLYATILACVVAYFLMISSRDFTHHKLVDIGFKGMGELLPLVAIVLLSLTLGASLKDLGTGVFVAGLVGDFLPIYLVVPVLFLTGAVISFTTGTSWGTFAILIPIGVPLIQALGLPPSLVIAAILGGGVFGDHCSPISDTSAVSAIASGCDLLTHVKTQMPYALFGGALTFIAYLVTSIIVL; encoded by the coding sequence ATGTCTTGGTATTCAATTTTACCACCCTTGATTGCTATCTTAATTGTGTTTTGGCGCAAAGAAGTGATCATGGCGTTATTGGTCGCGGTTGCGTCGTCTGAGTTTTTACTTGCTATCAATGGTGAAGGTAATAGCTTATTTTACACCTTCATTAATACCATTGAGCGTGTTGTTGAAGTCGCCAGTTCCCCTGGTAATAGCCGTATCCTTATTTTTAGTATCTTAATAGGTGCATTACTTGCCTACATTCGTGAATCTGGCGGTGTCGCTGCTACCGTTAATTTACTAATGAACAAAGGGGTTGCCAAAAGTAAGCGCCAAGTTGGTTATTTAACCATGTTCTCAGGTATTGCAGTATTTATTGAATCTAACTTAAGTGTATTAACCTCGGGTATTTTATCGCGTGGTTTATTCGATAAATTTAAAATGAGCCGAGCACGCCTTGCTTACATTATCGATAGTACCAGCGCACCTGTGTGTATCTTAATCTTGTTAAATGGCTGGGGCGCATACGTGCTTGGTCTACTTGGCAACTACGAAATGGAAGAGTCTGCGGTATCAGTACTTTGGGGCAGTATAGGTTATAACTTTTACGCCATTATCACTTTACTTATCGTGTTCTATACCATTACTTTTGATAAGGTACATGGGCCATTAAAGCAAGCTGAAGATAATTTTGAACAACAAGAAACCGAGCTGTCTGAAGAAGTAAAAGGCTCTAAAGCGCGTTATATGCTTGTGCCACTTATCACCTTAATAGCTAGCATGGTTGGCTTTATGTTCTGGACTGGCGATGGCGATATTGCCAGTGGCAGTGGTTCTAAATCAGTGCTGTATGCAACTATTTTAGCTTGTGTTGTGGCTTACTTTTTAATGATTAGCTCTCGTGACTTTACTCATCATAAGCTTGTTGATATTGGCTTTAAAGGTATGGGTGAGTTGCTACCACTGGTAGCAATTGTATTGTTGTCACTTACCTTAGGGGCAAGCTTAAAAGACCTAGGTACGGGTGTGTTTGTAGCTGGTCTTGTGGGTGATTTCTTACCTATTTACTTGGTTGTGCCAGTGCTATTCTTAACCGGTGCGGTAATTTCATTTACCACTGGTACCTCATGGGGCACATTCGCGATTCTTATTCCAATTGGTGTACCGCTCATTCAAGCTTTAGGTTTACCACCTTCATTGGTCATTGCCGCTATTTTAGGCGGTGGCGTGTTTGGCGATCACTGCTCGCCAATCTCAGATACCAGCGCGGTATCGGCCATTGCATCAGGGTGTGACTTATTAACTCACGTAAAAACTCAAATGCCATACGCCTTATTCGGCGGCGCATTAACCTTCATTGCTTACCTTGTAACGAGTATAATTGTTTTATAA
- a CDS encoding energy transducer TonB: MHTLPLNSASLNNSNTALKTTAAIIGGGVMTFAAFAFMQYLISAEQRADVKKGPDITVEIYEVPEDSKVQVKQTLPPPPVAKMPPKTPPRPTSDNPDTVVVADLTPTMTFDNIGDTLSKSINQPTGDATPIVRINPKYPPVAARDGIEGWVQISFSISPTGEVIDPVIIDAEPKRVFDREAIRAIKRWKYRPKVVEGVAQLQTNQSVQLDFKIDG; this comes from the coding sequence ATGCATACTTTACCACTAAACTCAGCAAGCTTGAATAACAGCAATACAGCTTTAAAGACAACCGCAGCAATTATTGGTGGCGGTGTAATGACCTTTGCAGCATTTGCATTTATGCAGTACTTAATTTCTGCTGAGCAAAGAGCCGATGTAAAAAAAGGCCCAGATATTACGGTTGAAATTTATGAAGTACCAGAAGATTCAAAAGTGCAAGTAAAGCAAACACTGCCGCCACCACCAGTTGCTAAAATGCCACCAAAAACGCCGCCACGCCCAACGAGTGATAATCCAGATACGGTTGTGGTAGCAGATTTAACACCAACGATGACATTCGATAACATTGGCGACACGCTTAGCAAAAGCATTAATCAACCAACGGGAGATGCGACACCTATTGTACGTATAAACCCTAAATACCCTCCTGTAGCAGCTCGCGATGGCATTGAAGGCTGGGTGCAAATTAGCTTTAGTATTTCACCGACAGGCGAAGTGATTGACCCTGTTATTATTGATGCTGAGCCTAAACGGGTATTTGACCGCGAAGCAATTCGCGCGATTAAACGTTGGAAATATCGCCCTAAAGTTGTTGAAGGTGTGGCACAATTACAAACAAACCAAAGCGTTCAACTTGATTTTAAAATAGATGGATAA
- a CDS encoding PQQ-dependent sugar dehydrogenase: protein MKRSLFNNLIIASISLCSLQGCAQPEQKIPLDASANNYKLELVSEGIQIPWGMAWLNERDLLVTDRRGELRLIRDGKLVEQAIKGTPKVHDEGQGGLLDIELDPNFADNGWIYFSYSGYEGDGEGYNTSIMRARFKDMTLVDQQLLFDGEPNIKTTKHYGSRIEFDKEGYLYFSIGDRGKRDVHPQSLDYDAGKIHRINSDGSIPKSNPFYNHKTTHKSIYSYGHRNPQGMAMHPETGVIWSHEHGPRGGDEINIVKAGANYGWPEITHGINYIGTKITDETSREGMEQPDWYWVPSIAPSGMEFITSDKYPQWQGQIAVGSMKFGHLVLVKLDGDKVTGHSKVFEGVGRVRSLATHPNGDLYLGVDGVGVYKVVPKS from the coding sequence ATGAAAAGGTCTTTGTTTAACAATTTAATCATTGCCTCAATTAGCTTATGTAGCTTGCAAGGTTGTGCTCAGCCGGAGCAAAAGATTCCTCTGGATGCCAGCGCGAATAACTACAAACTAGAATTAGTAAGCGAAGGGATTCAAATTCCTTGGGGTATGGCTTGGCTTAACGAGCGTGACTTACTCGTTACCGACAGACGTGGTGAGCTTAGGTTAATTCGTGATGGCAAACTCGTTGAGCAAGCAATTAAAGGCACACCTAAAGTACATGATGAAGGTCAAGGGGGCTTATTAGATATAGAACTTGATCCGAACTTTGCCGACAATGGCTGGATTTACTTTTCGTACTCGGGCTATGAAGGTGATGGTGAGGGTTACAATACCTCAATTATGCGCGCTCGCTTTAAAGATATGACTCTTGTCGATCAGCAATTATTATTTGATGGCGAGCCAAATATTAAAACAACGAAACACTATGGTTCGCGTATTGAGTTCGACAAAGAAGGTTACTTGTATTTCTCTATTGGCGACCGTGGCAAAAGAGACGTTCACCCACAAAGTCTAGACTACGATGCAGGCAAAATTCACCGTATCAATAGCGATGGTTCTATCCCTAAATCAAACCCGTTTTATAACCATAAAACAACTCACAAAAGCATCTATTCGTATGGACACCGTAACCCACAAGGTATGGCGATGCATCCTGAAACGGGAGTTATATGGAGCCATGAACACGGCCCTCGTGGCGGTGATGAAATCAACATAGTTAAAGCAGGCGCGAATTATGGTTGGCCTGAGATCACCCATGGGATCAACTACATTGGTACAAAAATTACCGACGAAACCAGCCGCGAAGGAATGGAACAACCTGATTGGTATTGGGTGCCATCAATCGCCCCTTCTGGAATGGAGTTTATCACCAGCGATAAATACCCACAGTGGCAAGGTCAAATTGCCGTAGGCTCGATGAAGTTTGGCCACCTTGTGTTAGTGAAGCTAGATGGTGACAAAGTAACAGGCCACAGCAAAGTATTTGAAGGTGTAGGTCGTGTACGTAGCCTCGCCACCCACCCTAATGGTGATCTATACCTTGGTGTTGATGGTGTCGGTGTTTATAAAGTTGTACCTAAATCGTAG
- a CDS encoding RNA polymerase sigma factor yields the protein MLMSIKTWLFDKPNTDCLAQYAKTGDNRYLNQLVAQYGNDLYHYLVTQSDKDLALDICQQTWLKVIDKRDFYNDQNNPKAWLFRLARNLLIDEFRKQQKFVELEDNQVFSEPKDAEYHYDYEAFDKALMTLSFVQREALTLQQEGFSLEDIVAITQSNPETIKTRLRYARQNLKQQLGGHHEA from the coding sequence ATGCTAATGAGCATCAAGACATGGTTATTTGACAAGCCAAACACTGATTGTTTGGCGCAGTATGCCAAAACAGGCGACAACCGTTATCTTAACCAACTTGTTGCTCAGTACGGGAACGATCTTTATCACTACCTAGTCACCCAAAGTGATAAAGATCTTGCTCTCGATATATGCCAGCAAACTTGGTTAAAAGTTATTGATAAACGCGACTTTTACAATGATCAGAACAATCCAAAAGCGTGGCTATTTCGTTTAGCACGTAATTTGTTGATTGATGAGTTTCGTAAGCAGCAAAAGTTCGTTGAATTAGAAGACAACCAAGTTTTTTCTGAACCAAAGGATGCAGAATATCACTACGACTATGAAGCCTTTGATAAAGCATTAATGACGCTTAGCTTTGTACAGCGAGAAGCACTGACCCTACAGCAAGAAGGCTTTAGTCTCGAAGATATTGTTGCTATTACACAAAGTAACCCAGAGACCATTAAAACTCGGCTGCGATATGCCCGTCAAAACCTGAAACAACAACTAGGAGGCCATCATGAAGCGTAA